In Luteibacter mycovicinus, a genomic segment contains:
- a CDS encoding AraC family transcriptional regulator, with protein sequence MDLHAHDEGWFCLVIDGRYEERILGETNEHDPGDLLFCPAHAVHAQRFGREGARKVIFSPDTATTDVLTEHAARLDGRPLLRRSADLLRLGQRIAAELSVGDAFSTLSAQGLTLEALALAGRGLDLRLRHEPVWLRRVRDFLHEDPSRESTLEQLAAIAERHPVHLARTFRIVHQCTMGDYLRRLRVDRAAALLRSTRRPLLDIALECGFAGAAQFSRSFRAVYATTPTAWRQAVR encoded by the coding sequence ATGGACCTGCACGCCCATGATGAGGGCTGGTTCTGCCTTGTCATCGACGGCCGGTATGAAGAGCGCATCCTGGGTGAAACCAACGAGCACGATCCCGGCGACCTGCTCTTCTGCCCGGCCCACGCCGTGCACGCGCAGCGATTTGGTCGCGAAGGGGCTCGGAAGGTCATTTTCTCGCCCGACACGGCGACCACGGACGTGCTCACCGAACACGCGGCCAGGCTCGACGGCCGGCCGCTGTTGCGCCGATCTGCGGACCTGCTCCGCCTGGGCCAGCGGATTGCCGCCGAACTCAGTGTTGGCGATGCGTTCTCCACCCTGTCGGCCCAGGGACTGACGCTCGAGGCTCTGGCGCTCGCCGGGCGAGGGCTGGACCTGCGCCTACGCCACGAGCCCGTATGGCTTCGGCGGGTACGCGACTTCCTCCATGAAGATCCGTCGCGCGAGAGCACGCTCGAGCAACTGGCAGCGATCGCGGAACGCCATCCGGTGCACCTCGCGCGCACCTTTCGCATCGTCCATCAATGCACGATGGGCGACTATCTGCGCCGCCTTCGTGTCGATCGCGCTGCCGCGCTTCTACGCAGCACGCGCCGGCCGCTACTGGATATCGCCCTGGAGTGCGGTTTTGCCGGGGCAGCCCAGTTTTCGCGCTCGTTTCGTGCGGTATACGCGACCACGCCCACCGCCTGGCGACAGGCCGTCCGCTAA